In a single window of the Pseudomonas oryzihabitans genome:
- a CDS encoding transketolase family protein: MATDTQTPGEAHLASVMVEAFIAAVDAGVDLVPVVSDSTSTAKIGPFVKRFPERLVNVGIAEQTLVGVAAGLGLAGKVAVTCNAAPFLISRANEQVKVDVCYNRSNVKMFGLNAGASYGPLASTHHSLDDIAVMRGFGNVEIYAPADGAECRQIVEHALAHDGPVYIRLDGKALPDLHGPDYRFVPGQVDVLLPGHDVSLVALGSVVHEAVEAARLLAEQGISAQVINLSSIRPLRREALLEALCATRTGVVTVEEHNANGGVGSLVAEVMAEAALGVPLIRLGIADGEYAAAGARGPTRAKHGIDAAGIVAAVQRLS; the protein is encoded by the coding sequence ATGGCCACTGATACCCAGACCCCGGGCGAAGCCCATCTCGCCAGCGTCATGGTCGAGGCTTTCATCGCCGCGGTGGACGCTGGCGTCGACCTGGTGCCGGTGGTGAGCGATTCCACCTCCACGGCCAAGATCGGCCCCTTCGTCAAACGCTTCCCCGAGCGCCTGGTCAACGTCGGCATCGCCGAGCAGACCCTGGTCGGGGTGGCGGCTGGCCTGGGCCTGGCCGGCAAGGTGGCGGTGACCTGCAACGCCGCGCCCTTCCTGATCTCCCGCGCCAACGAGCAGGTCAAGGTGGACGTCTGCTACAACAGGTCCAACGTCAAGATGTTCGGCCTCAACGCCGGGGCCAGCTACGGTCCCCTGGCCAGCACCCATCACAGCCTCGACGACATCGCCGTGATGCGCGGCTTCGGCAACGTGGAAATCTATGCCCCGGCCGACGGCGCCGAGTGCCGGCAGATCGTCGAGCACGCCCTGGCCCACGACGGTCCGGTCTATATCCGCCTGGATGGCAAGGCGCTGCCCGACCTGCACGGTCCCGACTATCGCTTCGTCCCCGGTCAGGTGGATGTCTTGCTACCCGGGCATGACGTCAGTCTGGTGGCCCTAGGCTCGGTGGTCCACGAGGCGGTGGAGGCCGCCCGGTTGCTGGCCGAGCAGGGCATCAGCGCTCAGGTGATCAACCTGTCGTCGATCCGTCCGCTGCGGCGCGAGGCGCTGCTCGAAGCCCTCTGCGCCACTCGCACGGGCGTCGTCACGGTGGAAGAGCACAATGCCAACGGCGGGGTGGGCAGCCTGGTGGCCGAGGTCATGGCCGAGGCCGCCCTGGGCGTGCCGCTGATCCGCCTGGGCATCGCCGATGGCGAGTATGCTGCCGCCGGGGCTCGCGGGCCGACCCGCGCCAAACATGGCATCGATGCCGCCGGCATCGTTGCGGCGGTGCAGCGCCTGAGCTGA
- a CDS encoding ABC transporter permease, producing MDAKAPTASPPAKPLARLALRLPRNVGGPLIGLALLIAVFSFTSEYFFSLRNALNILDQVTVLGILAIGMTLVIVIGGIDLSVGSVLAFAMMLLGWLYQDMGWSLGLAIPAAILGGLVCGLVSGLLIAKARLPAFIATLTMMSVARGLANILTDGRQIVGFPDWFTNLATVRHFGFLSVTVGLFLLMLLVAWVFLRFRAGGRNLYAMGGSAEVARLSGIKVRTLTIWIYALSGALAGLAAVAMAARLDSSQPSAGLSMELDAIAAVVIGGASLSGGVGSVGGTLVGVLIIGVLRNGLNLLGVSPFVQQVIIGIVIALAVTLDTLRRRNGQR from the coding sequence GTGGACGCCAAAGCCCCGACCGCCTCGCCACCCGCCAAGCCCTTGGCCCGCCTGGCACTGCGCCTGCCGCGCAACGTCGGTGGTCCGCTGATCGGCCTGGCGCTGCTGATCGCCGTGTTCTCCTTTACCTCGGAGTACTTCTTCTCCCTGCGCAACGCCCTCAACATCCTCGACCAGGTAACCGTGCTCGGCATCCTGGCCATCGGCATGACCCTGGTCATCGTCATCGGCGGCATCGACCTCTCGGTCGGCTCGGTCCTGGCCTTCGCCATGATGCTGCTCGGTTGGCTCTATCAGGACATGGGCTGGTCGCTTGGCCTGGCGATTCCTGCTGCCATCCTCGGCGGCCTGGTATGCGGCCTGGTATCAGGATTGTTGATCGCCAAGGCACGGCTGCCCGCCTTCATCGCCACCCTGACCATGATGTCGGTGGCTCGGGGCCTGGCCAACATCCTTACCGACGGCCGCCAGATCGTCGGCTTCCCGGACTGGTTCACCAACCTGGCCACGGTGCGGCACTTCGGCTTCCTCTCGGTCACCGTCGGGCTGTTTCTGCTGATGCTGCTGGTGGCTTGGGTCTTCCTGCGCTTTCGCGCCGGTGGCCGCAACCTCTATGCCATGGGCGGCAGCGCCGAGGTGGCACGGTTGTCGGGCATCAAGGTACGCACCCTCACCATCTGGATCTATGCCCTGAGCGGTGCCCTGGCCGGGCTGGCCGCGGTGGCCATGGCCGCGCGGCTGGATTCGTCCCAGCCCAGCGCCGGCCTGTCCATGGAGCTGGATGCCATCGCCGCGGTGGTGATCGGCGGCGCCAGCCTCAGCGGCGGCGTGGGCAGCGTCGGCGGCACCCTGGTGGGCGTGCTCATCATCGGCGTGCTGCGCAATGGCCTGAATCTGCTAGGGGTCTCGCCCTTCGTGCAGCAGGTGATCATCGGCATCGTCATCGCCCTGGCCGTCACCCTGGACACCTTGCGCCGCCGTAACGGGCAGCGCTGA
- a CDS encoding FGGY family carbohydrate kinase, whose amino-acid sequence MAAEPLILALDEGTTNAKAILVDRAGRVVARGSRPLTVQHPQAGYAEQDPLAIWQALQGAIGDCLAQVDAPLAAIAISNQRESALAWERRSGQLLGPLVSWQCKRSQPQCEALHAAGHGEAILQRSGLALDPMFSAGKWRWLLDQIPDGTARAAAGEICLGTVDSWLLWQLSGGTSFLIDAANAARTQLLDLRGGDWDPQLLSLFDIPRAALPEIRPSAGYFGETRAQGPLPAGLPILAMIGDSHAALFGQGGFVPGKVKATLGTGSSLMTPIAEPVVSAHGLATTLAWRLGDTPTFALEGNIVHTGAAVGWTARLVGSAGDLDVLAAEAAALPDNGGVYFVPALGGLGAPHWRAEARGLFCGLGENCGRAHLMRAALEAIAYQIRDVFDAMQQDSPTPLEELWVDGGATRNEWLLQFQADLLQRPVICSLSPEVSALGAAHLAGHALGWWQDAAALGDLERPRRRYEPRANAVPELYAGWRQALARTLL is encoded by the coding sequence ATGGCCGCCGAGCCGCTGATCCTCGCCCTCGACGAGGGCACCACCAATGCCAAGGCGATCCTGGTGGATCGTGCCGGTCGGGTCGTGGCCCGCGGTTCCCGGCCGCTCACGGTCCAGCATCCGCAGGCGGGTTATGCCGAGCAGGATCCCCTGGCCATCTGGCAGGCCCTGCAGGGTGCCATCGGTGACTGCCTGGCCCAGGTGGACGCACCCCTGGCGGCCATCGCCATCAGCAACCAGCGCGAATCCGCCCTGGCCTGGGAGCGCCGTAGCGGCCAGTTGCTCGGTCCGCTGGTGAGCTGGCAGTGCAAGAGATCCCAGCCGCAGTGCGAGGCCCTGCATGCTGCCGGTCACGGCGAGGCGATCCTGCAGCGCAGCGGTCTGGCGCTGGACCCGATGTTTTCCGCCGGCAAGTGGCGCTGGCTACTCGATCAGATCCCTGACGGCACGGCCCGCGCCGCCGCGGGCGAAATCTGCCTGGGCACCGTGGACAGCTGGCTGCTCTGGCAACTCAGCGGTGGCACGAGCTTTCTCATCGACGCGGCTAACGCGGCCCGTACCCAGTTGCTCGACCTGCGGGGCGGCGACTGGGACCCGCAGCTGCTGAGCCTCTTCGACATTCCCCGGGCGGCGCTGCCGGAGATCCGACCCAGTGCCGGCTACTTTGGCGAGACGCGCGCCCAGGGCCCCCTGCCAGCCGGTCTGCCGATCCTGGCGATGATCGGCGATTCCCATGCGGCCCTGTTCGGCCAGGGCGGTTTCGTCCCAGGCAAGGTCAAGGCCACCCTGGGTACGGGTTCTTCGCTGATGACACCCATCGCCGAGCCGGTGGTGTCTGCCCATGGCCTGGCCACCACCCTGGCCTGGCGCCTGGGGGATACTCCGACCTTTGCCTTGGAAGGCAACATCGTCCACACCGGCGCCGCGGTCGGCTGGACGGCTCGCCTGGTGGGCAGTGCAGGGGACCTGGATGTGCTGGCCGCCGAAGCCGCGGCGCTGCCGGACAACGGTGGCGTCTACTTCGTCCCGGCCCTGGGTGGCCTTGGCGCCCCGCACTGGCGGGCCGAAGCGCGTGGACTGTTCTGCGGTCTGGGTGAGAACTGCGGGCGGGCGCACCTGATGCGCGCGGCTCTGGAAGCCATCGCCTACCAGATCCGCGATGTCTTCGACGCCATGCAGCAGGACAGTCCGACGCCCCTGGAAGAACTCTGGGTGGATGGCGGCGCCACGCGCAACGAATGGCTGCTGCAGTTCCAGGCCGATCTTCTGCAACGTCCGGTGATCTGTAGCCTGTCGCCGGAGGTCTCGGCGCTGGGCGCCGCTCATCTGGCCGGTCATGCCCTCGGCTGGTGGCAGGACGCCGCGGCACTAGGGGATCTGGAGCGCCCGCG
- a CDS encoding transketolase, translating to MNPFQYDVAQIREKARLIRRRVIQLNAASPAGGHTGADLSETDILATLYFRLLDVAPERLADPQRDIYIQSKGHGVGGLYCCLAEAGYFPPEWLDTYQHFDSHLPGHPVRQKTPGIELNTGALGHGLPVATGIALAAQRDGSPRRVYVLTGDGELGEGSNWESALTAAKYRLDNLTVIVDHNRLQLAGPTAEILPLEPLPEKWRAFGFHVVECDGNDVAQLVETLETLREHRGQPQVLIANTVKGKGVSFIEGKPEWHHRVPKGDEIAAALEELDHGH from the coding sequence ATGAATCCGTTCCAGTACGACGTCGCGCAGATTCGCGAAAAGGCCCGGCTGATCCGCCGGCGCGTCATCCAGCTCAACGCCGCCTCGCCGGCCGGCGGCCATACCGGGGCCGACCTGTCGGAGACCGACATCCTCGCCACTCTCTATTTCCGGTTGCTCGACGTCGCCCCGGAACGCCTCGCCGATCCTCAGCGTGACATCTACATCCAGAGCAAGGGCCACGGCGTCGGCGGCCTCTACTGCTGCCTGGCCGAAGCCGGCTACTTTCCGCCGGAATGGCTCGACACCTATCAGCATTTCGACTCCCACCTGCCGGGTCATCCGGTGCGGCAGAAGACCCCCGGTATCGAACTCAACACCGGCGCCCTGGGCCATGGCCTGCCGGTGGCTACCGGTATCGCCCTGGCTGCCCAGCGCGACGGCAGTCCGCGCCGTGTCTATGTGCTGACCGGCGATGGCGAGCTGGGCGAGGGCTCCAACTGGGAGTCGGCACTGACCGCCGCCAAGTACCGGCTGGACAACCTGACGGTGATCGTCGACCACAACCGTCTGCAACTGGCCGGCCCTACCGCGGAGATCCTGCCGCTGGAACCGCTGCCCGAGAAGTGGCGCGCCTTCGGCTTCCATGTGGTCGAGTGCGACGGCAATGACGTCGCCCAGCTGGTGGAGACCCTGGAGACCCTGCGCGAACACCGCGGCCAGCCCCAGGTGCTGATCGCCAATACCGTCAAAGGCAAGGGGGTTTCCTTCATCGAGGGCAAACCCGAATGGCACCACCGGGTGCCCAAGGGCGACGAAATCGCCGCTGCACTGGAGGAGCTCGACCATGGCCACTGA